A genome region from Variovorax paradoxus includes the following:
- a CDS encoding helix-turn-helix domain-containing protein, translating to MTHLDISEVAQRSGVPASALRYYEEKGLIVSTGRRGLRRLFDPGVLERLALIALGRSAGFSLDDIARMFGADGQPRIDRLMLTAKADELDRTIRNLSVMRDGLRHAAVCSAPSHMECPKFRRILRKAEAGAAREKRTKAAPRPPKGKAGARERSSKADP from the coding sequence ATGACGCATCTGGACATCAGCGAGGTGGCGCAGCGCTCCGGCGTGCCGGCCTCCGCATTGCGCTACTACGAGGAGAAGGGGCTGATCGTTTCGACCGGCCGGCGTGGCCTGCGCCGGCTGTTCGACCCCGGCGTGCTGGAGCGGCTGGCGCTCATCGCGCTGGGCCGCAGCGCGGGCTTCTCGCTCGACGACATCGCACGCATGTTCGGCGCCGACGGCCAGCCGCGCATCGACCGGCTGATGCTCACCGCCAAGGCCGACGAGCTCGACCGCACCATCCGCAACCTGAGCGTCATGCGCGATGGGCTGCGGCACGCGGCGGTGTGCTCGGCACCGAGCCACATGGAGTGCCCGAAGTTCCGGCGCATCCTGCGCAAGGCGGAGGCAGGCGCAGCCAGGGAGAAGCGAACCAAGGCGGCGCCCCGCCCACCCAAGGGGAAAGCGGGGGCCCGGGAGCGATCTTCGAAAGCGGATCCGTAG
- a CDS encoding class I SAM-dependent methyltransferase — METTQPAGSEQARLWNGPSGHAWVDAQATLDHLFRPIEALLAETARTAGARRVLDVGCGTGATTLAVASALGGAGHCTGIDISQPMIATARERAARQGSQATFVCADARSHVFAPGSFDLLVSRFGVMFFDDPVGAFANLHRAAARDASVRFIAWRSAAENLFMTTAEHAAAPLLPKLQPRPAGGPGQFAFADAERVRSILKDSGWHDIAIEPIDVPCAMPEADLAGYLSRLGPVGGALREADAQTRAAVIDVVRAAFEPFVHGEEVRFVAACWSIGARAEGPAA; from the coding sequence ATGGAAACCACCCAGCCCGCGGGCAGCGAACAGGCCCGGCTCTGGAACGGCCCGTCGGGCCACGCCTGGGTCGATGCGCAGGCCACGCTCGACCATCTCTTCCGCCCCATCGAAGCGCTGCTGGCCGAGACGGCGCGCACCGCGGGCGCGCGACGGGTGCTCGACGTCGGCTGCGGCACCGGCGCCACCACGCTCGCGGTGGCAAGCGCGCTCGGCGGCGCTGGCCACTGCACCGGCATCGACATCTCGCAGCCGATGATCGCCACCGCACGCGAGCGCGCCGCGCGGCAAGGCAGCCAGGCCACCTTCGTCTGCGCCGATGCCCGCAGCCACGTGTTCGCTCCGGGCAGCTTCGATCTGCTCGTCTCGCGCTTCGGCGTGATGTTCTTCGACGACCCCGTGGGGGCCTTCGCCAACCTGCACCGCGCCGCGGCACGCGATGCGTCGGTGCGGTTCATTGCCTGGCGCAGCGCCGCGGAAAACCTGTTCATGACCACCGCGGAGCACGCCGCGGCGCCGCTGCTGCCGAAACTGCAGCCGCGCCCTGCCGGCGGCCCGGGCCAGTTCGCCTTCGCCGACGCGGAACGGGTCCGGTCCATCTTGAAGGACAGCGGCTGGCACGACATCGCGATCGAACCGATCGACGTGCCCTGCGCGATGCCCGAAGCGGACCTGGCCGGCTACCTGAGCCGGCTGGGCCCGGTCGGCGGCGCGCTGCGCGAGGCCGACGCGCAGACCCGCGCGGCGGTCATCGATGTGGTGCGCGCCGCGTTCGAGCCGTTCGTCCACGGCGAGGAGGTCCGTTTCGTTGCGGCGTGCTGGTCGATCGGCGCCCGCGCGGAAGGCCCCGCCGCATGA
- a CDS encoding DUF2938 domain-containing protein — MTDDATLCLMHALAIGAGATATMDLWAVLRQRLFGVPAMDYALVGRWLVYLTRGRFHHASIGATPSVPHERLIGWTAHYAIGIAFAAVLLAGWGIGWASNPTPGPALIVGIAGVAAPFFVLQPGMGAGIAASRTPRPAVARMHSLVTHAVFGLGLYAAGRAFSWLGLLR; from the coding sequence ATGACCGACGATGCAACCCTCTGCCTGATGCACGCCCTCGCGATCGGCGCCGGCGCGACGGCGACGATGGACCTCTGGGCCGTCTTGCGCCAGCGGCTGTTCGGCGTTCCCGCGATGGACTACGCGCTGGTCGGCCGCTGGCTGGTCTACCTGACGCGCGGCCGCTTTCACCACGCCTCCATCGGTGCAACGCCGTCCGTGCCGCATGAGCGGCTGATCGGATGGACGGCCCATTACGCCATCGGCATCGCGTTCGCTGCCGTGCTGCTGGCCGGCTGGGGCATCGGCTGGGCAAGCAACCCGACGCCCGGCCCTGCGCTGATCGTCGGCATCGCGGGCGTGGCCGCGCCGTTCTTCGTGCTGCAGCCGGGCATGGGCGCAGGCATTGCGGCAAGCCGCACGCCGCGCCCCGCAGTGGCGCGCATGCACAGCCTCGTCACGCACGCGGTGTTCGGGCTGGGTCTTTATGCGGCCGGCCGGGCCTTCAGCTGGCTGGGGCTGCTCCGGTAG
- a CDS encoding MurR/RpiR family transcriptional regulator has translation MSSTVDTPGTTVAQRIAQALPRLTRSHRQVADYVLEHPLQVATLPIDELAAAVGVSVATANRFARALDFDGYATFRAELVRGFEQLVAPVERLRGNLERPSTVAEVFATALDESRRNIDATRQTLDYAACEAAVERIGKARSVYIAGFGASAWLAGLLQHGLDGSCSDVRLLSGVSGVTHAARTLMHAGPQDVFIALTFPRYLTDTVALAQIARSQECAVIALTDRPSSPLAPLAEVALYCQTETSYRPNCETSVLALIEALTSAVALRAPDPVQSAGRILHAVRPWLHGANGLPRGNAAGGGLVARVDDTFETSTPHGTAAGAGAKKKKASR, from the coding sequence ATGAGCAGCACTGTCGACACCCCAGGCACCACCGTGGCACAGCGCATCGCGCAGGCGCTGCCGCGGCTGACGCGTTCGCATCGCCAGGTGGCCGACTACGTGCTCGAGCATCCCCTGCAGGTCGCCACGCTGCCCATCGACGAGCTTGCCGCGGCGGTCGGCGTGTCGGTCGCCACGGCCAACCGCTTCGCGCGCGCGCTGGACTTCGACGGCTACGCCACCTTCCGCGCCGAACTCGTGCGCGGCTTCGAGCAGCTGGTGGCGCCGGTGGAGCGCCTGCGCGGCAACCTGGAGCGCCCGTCGACCGTGGCCGAGGTGTTCGCCACCGCGCTCGACGAGAGCCGCCGCAACATCGACGCGACGCGCCAGACGCTGGACTACGCCGCCTGCGAAGCCGCGGTGGAGCGCATCGGCAAGGCGCGCTCGGTCTACATCGCAGGCTTCGGCGCCAGCGCATGGCTCGCGGGCCTGCTGCAGCACGGGCTGGACGGCAGTTGCAGCGACGTGCGCCTGCTCTCGGGCGTGAGCGGCGTGACGCACGCCGCGCGCACGCTGATGCACGCCGGCCCGCAGGACGTGTTCATCGCCCTCACCTTCCCCCGCTACCTGACCGACACGGTGGCCCTCGCGCAGATCGCGCGCAGCCAGGAGTGCGCCGTGATCGCGCTCACCGACCGCCCCAGCTCGCCGCTGGCGCCGCTGGCCGAGGTGGCGCTGTATTGCCAGACGGAAACCAGCTACCGGCCGAACTGCGAGACCAGCGTGCTCGCGCTGATCGAAGCGCTCACCAGTGCAGTGGCGCTGCGCGCGCCCGACCCGGTGCAGTCCGCCGGCCGCATCCTGCATGCGGTGCGCCCGTGGCTGCACGGCGCCAACGGCCTGCCGCGCGGCAACGCCGCGGGCGGCGGCCTCGTGGCCCGCGTCGACGACACATTCGAAACATCTACCCCGCACGGCACCGCTGCCGGCGCCGGCGCGAAAAAGAAGAAAGCTTCCCGATGA
- a CDS encoding isoaspartyl peptidase/L-asparaginase family protein, with product MIQTHVPVIAIHGGAGTISAATTSAAQAQAYHDALNRIVAAAQAMLLKGAPALDAACLAVELLEECPLFNAGHGAVFTHDETHELDAAVMDGATLAAGAIAGVCHVRRPVRAARAVLQDGAHVLLAGAGAEAFAREHGLEMVDPSFFSTEARRQQLHRVRGTGRVVTDHEGASMAATPLDEDKKFGTVGAVALDMHGHLAAATSTGGMTNKRVGRIGDSPLIGAGTYADDRTAAVSCTGSGEMFIRVAAAYDVCARMAYGGATLEAATHAVVQQSLPAIGGTGGLIAVDRHGNLSLAFNTEGMYRGHARGNDAPQTAIFAA from the coding sequence ATGATCCAGACCCACGTGCCCGTGATCGCCATCCACGGCGGCGCCGGCACCATCAGCGCCGCTACCACCAGCGCCGCACAGGCGCAGGCGTACCACGACGCGCTGAACCGCATCGTGGCCGCCGCGCAGGCGATGCTGCTGAAGGGCGCTCCGGCGCTCGACGCCGCCTGCCTGGCGGTCGAGCTGCTCGAGGAGTGCCCGCTCTTCAACGCCGGCCACGGCGCAGTGTTCACTCATGACGAAACGCATGAACTCGACGCCGCCGTGATGGACGGCGCCACGCTCGCCGCCGGCGCCATTGCCGGCGTGTGCCATGTGCGCCGCCCGGTGCGCGCCGCGCGCGCCGTGCTCCAGGACGGCGCCCACGTGCTGCTGGCCGGCGCGGGCGCCGAGGCCTTCGCGCGCGAACACGGGCTGGAGATGGTCGATCCCTCGTTCTTCTCCACCGAGGCCCGCCGCCAGCAGTTGCACCGCGTGCGCGGCACCGGCCGCGTGGTGACGGACCATGAAGGCGCCTCGATGGCGGCCACGCCACTCGACGAGGACAAGAAGTTCGGCACCGTCGGCGCGGTCGCGCTCGACATGCACGGCCACCTGGCCGCCGCCACCTCCACCGGCGGCATGACCAACAAGCGCGTCGGCCGCATCGGCGATTCGCCGCTGATCGGCGCGGGCACCTATGCCGACGACCGAACGGCGGCGGTGTCGTGCACCGGCAGCGGCGAGATGTTCATCCGCGTGGCCGCTGCCTACGACGTGTGCGCGCGCATGGCCTACGGCGGCGCCACGCTCGAGGCCGCCACGCACGCGGTGGTGCAGCAGTCGCTGCCGGCCATCGGCGGCACCGGGGGCCTGATCGCCGTGGACCGCCACGGCAACCTGAGCCTGGCCTTCAACACCGAAGGCATGTACCGCGGCCACGCGCGCGGCAACGATGCGCCGCAAACGGCCATCTTCGCAGCATGA
- a CDS encoding dipeptide ABC transporter ATP-binding protein, translated as MSTPSLALPDGRVLAVDDLTVRFSTSERTVDAVKKLSFHIDHGETLAVVGESGSGKSVTSLALMRLVEHGGGRILDGRMAFRRRNGEVLDLAQARDQTMRGIRGADIAMIFQEPMTSLNPVFTAGDQIAEAIRIHQGKSDSAARAEALRMLELVRIPEARNVLDRFPHQLSGGMRQRVMIAMALSCKPQLLIADEPTTALDVTIQAQILQLIRELQKEMRMGVLFITHDMGVVAEIADRVLVMYRGDQVEEGTSDAVFAAPQHPYTRALLSAVPKLGAMQGTDLPAKFELLRTEAAPDAAPPEAATPQDTVREDAGPILRVRDLVTRFDVRSGIFGRVKRRVHAVEKISFDLYPGETLALVGESGCGKSTTGRSLLRLVESQSGAIEFGGQNIRDLPTRELQALRRNIQFIFQDPFASLDPRVTVGFSIMEPLLIHGIAKGAEAQQRVDWLLQKVGLPPEVAQRYPHEFSGGQRQRIAIARALALNPKVVVADESVSALDVSIQAQIVNLMLDLQRELGVAFLFISHDMAVVERISHRVAVMYLGQIVEIGPRRAVFEAPQHAYTRKLMAAVPVADPSRRHKPRALLEGEIPSPIRAVGDEPVVPPLVQVAPGHFVARHAIGGAF; from the coding sequence ATGTCCACCCCTTCCCTTGCCCTGCCGGACGGCCGCGTTCTCGCCGTCGACGACCTCACCGTTCGCTTCTCGACCTCCGAGCGCACCGTCGACGCGGTGAAGAAGCTGTCGTTCCACATCGACCATGGCGAAACGCTCGCGGTGGTGGGCGAATCGGGTTCGGGCAAGTCGGTGACCTCGCTGGCGCTGATGCGCCTGGTCGAACATGGCGGCGGCCGCATCCTCGACGGGCGCATGGCGTTCCGCCGCCGCAACGGCGAAGTGCTCGACCTGGCGCAGGCGCGCGACCAGACGATGCGCGGCATCCGCGGCGCGGACATCGCAATGATCTTCCAGGAGCCGATGACGTCGCTGAACCCGGTGTTCACGGCCGGCGACCAGATTGCCGAGGCCATCCGCATCCACCAGGGCAAGAGCGACTCCGCTGCGCGCGCCGAAGCGCTTCGCATGCTGGAGCTGGTGCGCATTCCAGAGGCGCGCAACGTGCTCGACCGCTTTCCGCACCAGCTCTCGGGCGGCATGCGCCAGCGCGTGATGATCGCGATGGCGCTGTCGTGCAAGCCGCAGTTGCTGATTGCCGACGAGCCCACCACCGCGCTCGACGTGACGATCCAGGCGCAGATCCTCCAGCTCATCCGCGAGCTGCAGAAGGAGATGCGCATGGGCGTGCTGTTCATCACGCACGACATGGGCGTGGTGGCCGAGATCGCCGACCGCGTGCTGGTGATGTACCGCGGCGACCAAGTGGAGGAAGGCACGTCCGACGCGGTGTTCGCGGCGCCGCAGCACCCCTACACCCGCGCGCTGCTCTCGGCCGTGCCCAAGCTGGGCGCGATGCAGGGCACCGACCTGCCGGCCAAGTTCGAGCTGCTGCGTACCGAAGCCGCCCCCGACGCGGCGCCGCCTGAAGCCGCCACGCCGCAGGACACGGTGCGCGAAGACGCCGGCCCGATCCTGCGCGTGCGCGACCTGGTGACGCGTTTCGACGTGCGCAGCGGCATCTTCGGCCGCGTGAAGCGCCGCGTGCATGCCGTGGAAAAGATCAGCTTCGACCTCTACCCCGGCGAGACGCTGGCGCTGGTGGGCGAATCGGGATGCGGCAAGTCGACCACGGGCCGCTCGCTGCTGCGCCTGGTCGAGAGCCAGAGCGGCGCCATCGAGTTCGGCGGCCAGAACATCCGCGATCTGCCCACGCGCGAGCTGCAGGCGCTGCGCCGCAACATCCAGTTCATCTTCCAGGATCCGTTCGCCTCGCTCGATCCGCGCGTGACGGTGGGCTTCTCGATCATGGAGCCGCTGCTCATCCACGGCATTGCCAAGGGCGCCGAGGCGCAGCAGCGCGTCGACTGGCTGCTGCAGAAAGTCGGCCTGCCGCCCGAGGTGGCGCAGCGCTACCCGCACGAGTTCTCGGGGGGCCAGCGCCAGCGCATCGCCATCGCGCGCGCCCTCGCCCTCAATCCCAAGGTGGTGGTGGCCGACGAATCGGTGTCGGCGCTGGACGTGTCGATCCAGGCGCAGATCGTCAACCTGATGCTCGACCTGCAGCGCGAGCTGGGCGTGGCGTTTCTGTTCATTTCGCACGACATGGCGGTGGTGGAGCGCATCAGCCATCGCGTGGCCGTGATGTACCTGGGCCAGATCGTGGAGATCGGCCCGCGCCGCGCCGTGTTCGAGGCGCCCCAGCATGCCTACACCCGCAAGCTCATGGCCGCCGTGCCGGTGGCCGACCCTTCGCGCCGCCACAAGCCGCGCGCGCTGCTCGAGGGCGAGATCCCCAGCCCGATCCGCGCGGTGGGCGACGAGCCCGTGGTGCCGCCGCTGGTGCAGGTGGCACCCGGCCACTTCGTGGCGCGGCATGCGATTGGCGGCGCCTTCTGA
- the gsiB gene encoding glutathione ABC transporter substrate-binding protein GsiB — MKQSSSSLRWASALLGLAALAASGSALAAKDVVLSIGYQPETLDPYNTNTTITTAVTKTFYEGLFQFDKDLKVQNVLAESYEVSKDGLVYTIKLRSGVKFHDGTDFNAEAVKFTLDRVLNQDNKLLRYNQFNRVSKVEAVNPTTVRVTLKEPFGPFINSLAHASAAMISPTALKKWGNKDIAFHPVGTGPFEFVEWKQTEAVKAKKFDGYWKKGFPKIDNVSWKPVLENNTRAAMLQTGEADFAFPIPYEQAELLKKSDKLEVVASPSIITRFLAFNMLQKPYDNPKVREAIGYAINKEALAKVAFGGYAFPAQGVLPQGVKYAEKMAPIPYDVKKAKALLTEAGYPNGFESVLWSAYNNTTSQKTIQFVQQQLAQIGIKLQVQALEVGQRTEQVDAWPDPKTAKVRMYYTGWSSSTGEADWGLRPLFASEAWAPKLNNMSFYKSDVVDNALAKALVTVDEAERTALYKTAQEEIRKDLPRVPMVTEQNLSAHAKRLSGVFVMPDGNINIDAIATSN; from the coding sequence ATGAAGCAATCTTCTTCCTCCCTGCGATGGGCATCCGCACTGCTGGGCCTGGCCGCATTGGCCGCTTCGGGCTCGGCACTGGCCGCCAAAGACGTGGTGCTGTCGATCGGCTACCAGCCGGAAACGCTGGACCCGTACAACACCAACACCACGATCACCACGGCCGTGACGAAGACCTTCTATGAAGGCCTGTTCCAGTTCGACAAGGACCTGAAGGTGCAGAACGTGCTCGCCGAGAGCTACGAGGTGTCGAAGGACGGCCTGGTCTACACGATCAAGCTGCGCAGCGGCGTGAAGTTCCACGACGGCACCGACTTCAACGCGGAAGCCGTGAAGTTCACGCTCGACCGCGTGCTGAACCAGGACAACAAGCTGCTTCGCTACAACCAGTTCAACCGCGTGAGCAAGGTCGAGGCGGTGAACCCCACCACGGTGCGCGTCACGCTGAAGGAGCCCTTCGGCCCCTTCATCAACTCGCTGGCCCACGCATCGGCCGCCATGATCTCGCCCACCGCGCTGAAGAAGTGGGGCAACAAGGACATCGCCTTCCACCCGGTGGGCACGGGCCCGTTCGAGTTCGTGGAATGGAAGCAGACCGAGGCCGTCAAGGCCAAGAAGTTCGACGGCTACTGGAAGAAGGGCTTCCCGAAGATCGACAACGTCTCGTGGAAGCCGGTGCTCGAGAACAACACGCGCGCCGCCATGCTGCAGACCGGCGAAGCCGATTTCGCGTTCCCCATTCCCTACGAGCAGGCCGAGCTGCTGAAGAAGAGCGACAAGCTCGAAGTGGTGGCGTCGCCCTCGATCATCACGCGCTTCCTGGCATTCAACATGCTGCAGAAGCCGTACGACAACCCGAAGGTGCGCGAAGCCATCGGCTACGCCATCAACAAGGAAGCGCTGGCCAAGGTCGCGTTCGGCGGCTATGCCTTCCCGGCGCAGGGCGTGCTGCCCCAGGGCGTGAAGTACGCCGAGAAGATGGCCCCCATTCCCTACGACGTGAAGAAGGCCAAGGCCTTGCTGACCGAAGCGGGCTACCCGAACGGCTTCGAGTCGGTGCTGTGGAGCGCCTACAACAACACGACCTCGCAGAAGACGATCCAGTTCGTGCAGCAGCAGCTCGCGCAGATCGGTATCAAGCTGCAGGTGCAGGCGCTCGAAGTGGGCCAGCGCACCGAGCAGGTGGACGCATGGCCCGATCCGAAGACGGCCAAGGTCCGCATGTACTACACGGGCTGGTCGTCGTCGACCGGCGAAGCCGACTGGGGCCTGCGCCCGCTGTTCGCCTCGGAAGCCTGGGCGCCGAAGTTGAACAACATGTCGTTCTACAAGAGCGACGTGGTGGACAACGCGCTCGCCAAGGCGCTGGTGACGGTGGACGAGGCGGAACGCACCGCCCTGTACAAGACCGCGCAGGAAGAGATCCGCAAGGACCTGCCGCGCGTGCCGATGGTCACCGAGCAGAACCTGTCGGCGCACGCCAAGCGCCTGTCGGGCGTGTTCGTGATGCCTGACGGCAACATCAACATCGACGCGATCGCAACGTCGAACTAA
- the gsiC gene encoding glutathione ABC transporter permease GsiC, with protein sequence MLNYFIKRLLGLIPTLLIVAVLVFLFVHMLPGDPARLAAGQDADEQTVAMVRAELGLDKPLPQQFVSFFTHMVQGDFGTSIRTRRPVSAEIGERFFPTVMLTITSMVWAVIFGMGIGIVSAVYRNKWPDRLGMTLAVSGISFPAFALGMLLMQIFSVQLGWLPTVGASTWKHYILPSITLGAAVAAVMARFTRASFVEVIQEDFVRTARAKGVHESRVVFKHTLRNALIPVVTMMGLQFGFLLGGSILVEAVFNWPGLGRLLVDAVQMRDYPVIQTLVLLFSLEFILINLVVDVLYGYINPTIRYK encoded by the coding sequence ATGCTGAATTACTTCATCAAACGACTGTTGGGCCTGATCCCCACGCTGCTCATCGTGGCGGTGCTGGTGTTCCTGTTCGTCCACATGCTTCCCGGCGACCCGGCGCGCCTTGCCGCCGGCCAGGACGCCGACGAGCAGACCGTGGCCATGGTGCGCGCGGAACTCGGGCTGGACAAGCCGCTGCCGCAGCAGTTCGTGAGCTTCTTCACCCACATGGTGCAGGGCGACTTCGGCACCTCGATCCGCACGCGGCGGCCGGTGTCGGCCGAGATCGGCGAGCGCTTCTTCCCGACGGTGATGCTCACCATCACCAGCATGGTGTGGGCGGTGATCTTCGGCATGGGCATCGGCATCGTCTCTGCGGTGTACCGCAACAAATGGCCGGACCGGCTGGGCATGACGCTCGCGGTCTCGGGCATCTCCTTTCCGGCATTTGCACTCGGCATGCTGCTGATGCAGATCTTCTCGGTGCAACTCGGCTGGCTGCCCACGGTCGGCGCCAGCACATGGAAGCACTACATCCTGCCCTCGATCACGCTGGGCGCGGCCGTGGCGGCCGTGATGGCGCGCTTCACGCGCGCCTCGTTCGTCGAGGTGATCCAGGAAGACTTCGTGCGCACCGCGCGCGCCAAGGGCGTGCACGAATCGCGCGTGGTGTTCAAGCACACGCTGCGCAACGCGCTGATCCCCGTGGTCACGATGATGGGCCTGCAGTTCGGCTTCCTGCTGGGCGGCTCGATCCTGGTGGAGGCGGTGTTCAACTGGCCGGGCCTCGGCCGCCTGCTGGTGGACGCGGTGCAGATGCGCGACTACCCCGTCATCCAGACGCTCGTGCTGCTGTTCTCGCTCGAGTTCATCCTGATCAACCTGGTGGTCGATGTGCTCTATGGCTACATCAACCCCACCATCCGGTACAAATGA
- the gsiD gene encoding glutathione ABC transporter permease GsiD produces MTQAPGVSAETILPTSPVATLQSAGKIRTPWGECWRRFKKQPVGIVAALFVLLLVFIAVFSPWIVPFDPENFFDYDMLNSGPSATHWMGVDPLGRDIFSRILAGARISLMAGFLSVLVGGFVGTSFGLLAGYYEGWWDRIVMRVSDVLFAFPGILLALGVVAILGSSMTNVVVAVSVFSVPAFARLVRGNTLVLKQQTYIEAERSIGASDWTIIVRHILPGTISSIVVYFSMRVGTSIITAASLSFLGMGAQAPTPEWGAMLSEARADMVTSPHVALFPSLAIFFTVLAFNLLGDALRDALDPKIDRQ; encoded by the coding sequence ATGACTCAAGCTCCTGGCGTTTCCGCCGAAACCATTCTTCCGACTTCCCCGGTCGCCACGCTTCAAAGTGCCGGCAAGATCCGCACGCCCTGGGGCGAATGCTGGCGCCGATTCAAGAAGCAGCCCGTGGGCATCGTGGCCGCGCTGTTCGTGCTGCTGCTGGTGTTCATCGCGGTGTTCTCGCCGTGGATCGTGCCCTTCGATCCGGAGAACTTCTTCGACTACGACATGCTCAACAGCGGCCCCTCGGCCACGCACTGGATGGGTGTCGATCCGCTGGGCCGCGACATCTTCAGCCGCATCCTGGCGGGCGCGCGCATCTCGCTGATGGCCGGCTTCCTGTCGGTGCTGGTGGGCGGTTTCGTCGGCACCAGCTTCGGCCTGCTGGCGGGCTACTACGAAGGCTGGTGGGACCGCATCGTCATGCGCGTGTCGGACGTGCTGTTCGCCTTCCCCGGCATCCTGCTGGCGCTGGGCGTGGTGGCCATCCTGGGCAGCAGCATGACCAACGTGGTGGTGGCGGTGTCGGTGTTCAGCGTGCCGGCCTTCGCGCGCCTGGTGCGCGGCAACACGCTGGTGCTCAAGCAGCAGACCTACATCGAGGCCGAACGCAGCATCGGCGCTTCCGACTGGACCATCATCGTGCGGCACATCCTGCCGGGCACGATCTCGTCGATCGTGGTGTATTTCTCGATGCGCGTGGGCACCTCGATCATCACGGCGGCCAGCCTGTCGTTCCTGGGCATGGGCGCGCAGGCACCCACGCCCGAATGGGGCGCGATGCTCAGCGAGGCGCGCGCCGACATGGTGACCTCGCCGCACGTGGCGCTGTTTCCCAGCCTGGCCATCTTCTTCACCGTGCTCGCCTTCAACCTGCTGGGCGACGCCCTGCGCGACGCGCTCGATCCGAAGATCGACCGGCAGTGA
- a CDS encoding P1 family peptidase: MSSGTQQASIPFIGNLRRGERDAITDVAGVTVGHRTLADGDVQTGVTVIRPHAGDPFRDKMPAAAVVLNGFGKSVGLVQLEELGVLETPIALTNTFSVGTVATAQIRQCVAGNPETGRALPTVNPLVFECNDGYLNDIQRLSVSEADYLHAFDSAGADFAQGSVGAGRGMSSFQLKGGIGSASRLVPCATASSGGNHTVGTLVLSNYGRQPELRLAGHAVGERLAALQAQGSELPAPDEPEKGSIIIVVATDAPLDARQLRRLALRAGAGLARTGSVFGHGSGDIVLAFSTAYTVPGGTDRPMPAVAMLHDGLLDGLFQAAADSTEQAILHALWRAEAVTGRDGNHRAALSALLPPSSL; this comes from the coding sequence ATGTCTTCCGGCACGCAGCAAGCCTCCATTCCCTTCATCGGCAACCTGCGCCGGGGTGAGCGCGATGCGATCACCGACGTGGCCGGTGTCACGGTGGGCCACCGCACGCTGGCCGATGGCGATGTGCAGACCGGAGTGACCGTGATCCGCCCGCATGCCGGCGACCCGTTCCGCGACAAGATGCCCGCGGCCGCGGTGGTGCTCAACGGCTTCGGCAAGAGCGTGGGGCTGGTGCAGCTCGAGGAGCTCGGCGTGCTCGAGACGCCGATCGCGCTGACCAACACCTTCTCTGTCGGCACGGTGGCCACCGCGCAGATCCGCCAGTGCGTGGCGGGCAACCCCGAGACCGGCCGCGCGCTGCCCACGGTGAACCCGCTGGTGTTCGAGTGCAACGACGGCTACCTCAACGACATCCAGCGGCTGTCGGTGAGCGAGGCCGACTACCTGCATGCGTTCGACAGCGCCGGCGCCGATTTCGCGCAGGGCTCGGTCGGCGCGGGACGCGGCATGTCGAGCTTCCAGCTCAAGGGCGGCATCGGCAGCGCCTCTCGGCTGGTTCCGTGCGCCACGGCCTCTTCCGGCGGCAACCATACGGTGGGCACGCTGGTGCTCTCCAACTACGGCCGCCAGCCCGAACTGCGGCTGGCCGGGCACGCGGTGGGCGAACGGCTCGCCGCGCTGCAGGCACAGGGCAGCGAGCTGCCGGCGCCGGACGAGCCCGAGAAGGGCTCGATCATCATCGTGGTCGCCACCGATGCGCCGCTTGACGCACGCCAGCTGCGCCGCCTCGCCCTGCGCGCGGGCGCCGGACTGGCCCGCACGGGCTCGGTGTTCGGGCACGGCAGCGGCGACATCGTGCTGGCTTTTTCCACCGCCTACACGGTGCCCGGCGGCACGGACCGCCCGATGCCAGCCGTGGCCATGCTGCACGACGGCCTGCTCGACGGACTGTTCCAGGCCGCCGCCGACAGCACCGAGCAGGCGATCCTTCATGCGCTGTGGCGCGCCGAGGCCGTGACCGGCCGCGACGGCAACCACCGCGCCGCGCTCTCCGCGCTGCTGCCGCCCTCTTCCCTCTGA